A section of the Solea solea chromosome 17, fSolSol10.1, whole genome shotgun sequence genome encodes:
- the ndufaf4 gene encoding NADH dehydrogenase [ubiquinone] 1 alpha subcomplex assembly factor 4 translates to MGARVARMFRNFNLEDRAFREISKEKPQAAPRHAVKEAPSAAASDGENVVHQRNDPLLNLLRSVYVESTDPPAAAEASNEVTHGKDAARRPLKFTLPGNVFGLAELTDVPKGKLTIAEALKALSSHQRQPRMWTPGKIAQEYSLDLTDTKALVEFFIPFQVEIISPKSDGTKQIKAS, encoded by the exons ATGGGGGCGCGAGTCGCGCGTATGTTTAGAAATTTCAACCTCGAGGACCGAGCGTTCCGAGAAATCTCCAAAGAGAAGCCGCAGGCAGCGCCGCGACACGCGGTGAAGGAGGCGCCGTCCGCCGCGGCCTCTGACG gCGAGAACGTGGTTCACCAGCGGAACGACCCTCTGCTCAACCTCCTCAGGTCTGTGTATGTGGAGTCCACGGATCCTCCAGCGGCAGCAGAG GCATCAAACGAAGTGACACATGGGAAAGATGCAGCGCGTCGGCCGCTCAAGTTCACTCTACCAGGAAACGTGTTCGGCCTGGCAGAGCTCACGGACGTCCCTAAAGGCAAACTGACCATCGCCGAGGCCCTGAAGGCTCTCAGCAGCCACCAGCGTCAGCCGCGGATGTGGACGCCAGGGAAGATCGCTCAGGAATATTCTCTGGACTTGACAGACACTAAGGCTCTTGTAGAGTTCTTCATCCCCTTCCAGGTTGAGATCATTTCTCCCAAGAGTGACGGCACCAAGCAGATAAAGGCGTCTTAG
- the gpr63 gene encoding probable G-protein coupled receptor 63, which yields MVHSTSFHLPEARDTNTSLCCLFTGLLNFSERLGMENVSMVNASPPEPVMPTAEASKTPPGVGLPLQVFFCFVMVAILLVALLGNVVVCLMVYQRSAMRSAINILLASLAFADMMLAVLNMPFALVTVVTTNWIFGDAFCRVSAMLFWFFVMEGVAVLLIISIDRFLIIVQKQDKLSPQRAKVLIVVTWGLSFVFSFPLAVGYPLLQIPPRAPQCVFGYSTEPGYHAYVLILMLVFFFMPFMVMLYTFMGILNTIRHNAIRIHSHPDSICLSQASKLGLLSLQRPFQMNIDMSFKTRAFTTILILFSVFTVCWAPFTAYSLVSTFSDRFYHKDSFFQVSTWVLWLCYLKSALNPLIYYWRIKKFRDACLDLMPKYFKFLPQLPGNTKRRIQPSAVYVCGEHRSVV from the coding sequence ATGGTTCACTCCACTAGCTTCCACCTCCCAGAGGCGAGGGACACTAACACCAGTCTCTGCTGCCTCTTTACGGGGCTGCTGAACTTCTCTGAGAGGCTGGGGATGGAGAACGTCTCCATGGTGAATGCGTCGCCGCCAGAGCCGGTCATGCCCACAGCGGAGGCCTCAAAGACACCTCCGGGTGTTGGCCTACCTCTGCAGGTCTTCTTTTGCTTCGTCATGGTTGCCATCCTGCTGGTGGCTCTGCTGGGGAACGTGGTGGTTTGCCTGATGGTGTACCAGAGGTCTGCCATGCGCTCGGCCATCAACATCCTCCTAGCAAGCCTGGCGTTCGCAGACATGATGCTGGCCGTCCTGAACATGCCCTTTGCTCTGGTGACCGTCGTGACCACCAACTGGATCTTTGGAGACGCCTTCTGTCGCGTGTCAGCCATGCTCTTTTGGTTTTTCGTCATGGAAGGCGTGGCTGTACTGCTTATAATAAGCATAGATCGTTTTCTTATTATTGTCCAGAAGCAAGATAAGCTGAGTCCACAGAGAGCCAAAGTGCTCATTGTGGTCACATGGGGACTGTCTTTCGTTTTCTCTTTCCCCTTGGCTGTTGGGTACCCTCTCCTGCAGATCCCCCCCAGAGCCCcccagtgtgtgtttggctaCAGCACCGAGCCTGGCTACCATGCCTACGTACTGATCCTGATGCTAGTGTTCTTCTTCATGCCTTTCATGGTCATGCTGTACACGTTCATGGGGATCCTGAACACCATCCGCCACAATGCCATCCGCATCCACAGCCACCCAGACAGCATCTGTCTAAGCCAGGCCAGCAAACTGGGTCTGCTGAGCCTCCAGAGGCCCTTCCAAATGAACATCGACATGAGCTTCAAGACCCGTGCCTTCACCaccatcctcatcctcttctctGTGTTTACAGTCTGCTGGGCACCTTTCACTGCCTACAGTTTGGTATCGACCTTCAGCGACAGGTTCTAccacaaagacagttttttcCAAGTCAGCACATGGGTCCTGTGGCTGTGCTACCTCAAGTCGGCCCTCAACCCTCTTATTTACTACTGGCGGATCAAGAAGTTCCGCGACGCCTGCCTTGACCTGATGCCCAAGTACTTCAAGTTCCTTCCTCAGCTGCCAGGAAACACCAAGAGGCGCATACAGCCGAGTGCGGTGTACGTGTGCGGAGAGCATCGATCCGTGGTTTAA